One window of the Streptomyces sp. TS71-3 genome contains the following:
- a CDS encoding Dyp-type peroxidase, which yields MALDLTVAEAGRPAAVRAVERAVDRANDDLRVVAWLGLGVGAIHGSHQAPRRLRAMPAFPGDLLDPARSHGDLLVQVTGTSKDKTVDATRRIMSALPQRHVRWRITGTRPENRVEDGRGLARNSFGFTEGYGNPAGDSALAERALVRADQGEPDWAVGGSYQVVRIIRLADELWHQDSPSEQARIVGRGRDGRWLDGTPRAKRPDFAADPRGKITPLDSHVRRAAPDRRHPPPLVRRSYNYDRGDSDRGLIFSCFQRDLATGFEAVQKRLAGEAMAKYTLTVGGGYFFVPPPGDAWLDVLFPA from the coding sequence ATGGCTCTCGACCTGACCGTTGCCGAGGCCGGTCGCCCGGCGGCCGTACGGGCGGTGGAACGGGCCGTTGACCGGGCAAACGACGACCTTCGTGTGGTGGCCTGGTTGGGCCTGGGCGTCGGGGCGATCCACGGCTCCCATCAGGCGCCCCGTCGACTCAGAGCGATGCCGGCGTTCCCGGGGGATCTGCTCGACCCGGCTCGGTCGCATGGCGACTTGCTGGTTCAGGTGACCGGTACCTCCAAAGACAAGACGGTTGACGCGACTCGGCGGATCATGAGTGCACTGCCGCAGCGGCATGTGCGCTGGCGGATAACGGGAACCCGCCCCGAAAACCGGGTGGAAGACGGGCGAGGCCTGGCGCGCAATTCTTTTGGCTTCACCGAGGGCTACGGGAATCCGGCGGGCGATTCCGCACTGGCTGAGCGAGCACTCGTCCGTGCCGATCAGGGCGAGCCGGACTGGGCCGTGGGTGGTAGTTACCAGGTCGTGCGGATCATCAGGCTCGCGGACGAACTCTGGCACCAGGACTCGCCGAGCGAGCAGGCGCGGATTGTCGGCCGGGGCAGGGACGGGCGGTGGCTGGACGGGACGCCCCGCGCGAAGCGGCCGGACTTCGCCGCTGACCCTCGGGGGAAGATCACGCCGCTGGACTCGCATGTGCGGCGTGCGGCGCCCGATCGTCGTCATCCGCCGCCGCTCGTGCGGCGCAGTTACAACTACGATCGTGGTGACAGCGATCGCGGGCTGATCTTCTCCTGCTTCCAGAGGGACCTGGCCACCGGGTTCGAAGCCGTGCAGAAGAGGCTGGCGGGCGAGGCCATGGCGAAGTACACCCTTACCGTGGGCGGCGGTTACTTCTTCGTGCCGCCGCCGGGAGACGCTTGGCTGGACGTGTTGTTCCCAGCCTGA
- a CDS encoding transposase family protein, which yields MVTYVATLDVPRHVVDHLSRLLAAHRRRLGTPRGSRALGPFRQAVLVLRWFREQACVHCLARDAGVSQATGYRYLHEGIDALAAQAPDLHDVLNRCRREGMTHVILDGTLIESDRLAGVRDNGNDLWFSQKHKAFGGNVQFLSSPNGTPLWVSDVEPGSTPDITAARIHVLPVLYKAAADGLPTLADKGYIGAGIGIHIPVRRPQGRSEQALHTDTRTTNTLIRDLRALGERAAAELKERWRALKKVSLSPSRIGDIARAALVLNGILK from the coding sequence TTGGTCACCTATGTTGCCACGCTCGATGTTCCGCGCCATGTCGTGGATCACCTTTCACGACTGCTGGCCGCCCACCGGCGACGGTTGGGCACTCCGCGGGGGTCGCGGGCGCTGGGTCCGTTCCGTCAGGCCGTGCTGGTGCTGCGCTGGTTCCGCGAGCAGGCGTGCGTGCACTGTCTGGCCCGCGACGCCGGGGTCTCCCAGGCCACCGGCTACCGCTACCTCCACGAAGGCATCGACGCGCTGGCCGCCCAAGCCCCCGACTTGCACGACGTCCTGAACCGCTGCCGGCGGGAAGGAATGACGCACGTGATTTTGGACGGCACACTCATCGAGTCCGACCGTCTCGCCGGCGTCCGCGACAACGGCAACGACCTGTGGTTCAGCCAGAAGCACAAGGCGTTCGGCGGCAACGTGCAGTTCCTGTCCTCCCCGAACGGCACCCCGCTGTGGGTCTCCGATGTCGAGCCCGGCTCCACCCCCGACATCACAGCGGCCCGTATCCACGTCCTGCCCGTTCTGTACAAGGCCGCCGCCGACGGTTTGCCGACTCTTGCCGACAAGGGTTACATCGGCGCCGGAATCGGCATCCACATCCCGGTGCGCCGCCCCCAGGGTAGATCTGAGCAAGCCCTCCACACCGATACCCGAACCACGAACACCCTGATCAGAGATCTGCGCGCCCTCGGCGAACGCGCAGCCGCCGAACTCAAGGAACGCTGGCGCGCGCTCAAGAAGGTCTCGCTCAGTCCCAGCCGGATCGGCGACATCGCCCGTGCCGCACTCGTCCTCAACGGAATCTTGAAATGA
- a CDS encoding LamG domain-containing protein: MTFGAPYSECLPDVCDAAGGPGTVGHFTFAPHTGDSNNTAYEYKLATSTSWSAPISGSTVSVSITPRLAGTQQVQVRAQDSAGRWGEAEVKQFNVAEGQAAIGRWHFDDGAPASGVTTAADTATEGGTRYPATLHTTGAGWSSLARRGEGDRSLWLNDTSDTASQSGYAATAAPVVNTQSSFTVSAWAYLADGSDFRTVVSETGSDGSGFALYYSPSVQRWVFLWSWSENGVRKYLGANADAAGVPLKVWTHLTGVYDAQARTISLYVNGRLQGSPVALPDTAKATTSNGTLQFGRASFTPGTYEDYWRGRVDEAAVWQRALPDEEIASEDGLPDADHEAGVELMGAWNPDGASGTLLADSTSGYGRALSLAGGASLDGSAIVLNGTDGAATTSGPVVDDTASFTATTLVDVDSNALLTKPVGYTAQVVGQRGADGSAWGFWYQLTGTDIDPGTDTTVPVGNWYFGRLNTDGSFDGVVSDEAAVLGSPVRMTGTYDAPSGTIHFYLGPDENGADGTHPYAAVGGSGEFAAGKGYVGGAWGHYLPGAVSDIRLWAGAMVDQKQIIDIIGD; encoded by the coding sequence GTGACCTTCGGCGCTCCGTACTCCGAGTGCTTGCCTGACGTGTGTGACGCCGCCGGTGGTCCGGGCACGGTGGGGCACTTCACCTTCGCCCCGCATACGGGGGACAGCAACAACACCGCCTACGAGTACAAGCTGGCGACCTCCACGTCCTGGTCCGCACCCATCTCCGGTTCGACGGTGTCTGTGTCGATCACGCCACGGCTCGCGGGTACGCAGCAGGTTCAGGTCCGCGCTCAGGACAGTGCGGGACGCTGGGGCGAGGCGGAGGTCAAGCAGTTCAATGTCGCCGAGGGGCAGGCGGCGATCGGCCGCTGGCACTTCGACGACGGGGCGCCGGCCTCGGGGGTGACCACGGCTGCCGACACGGCGACAGAGGGCGGCACCCGCTACCCCGCGACGCTGCATACCACGGGGGCGGGTTGGTCGTCGCTGGCGCGCCGGGGTGAGGGGGACCGTTCGCTGTGGCTGAACGACACCTCTGATACGGCGAGTCAGTCCGGCTATGCGGCTACGGCAGCTCCTGTCGTCAACACGCAGTCGTCGTTCACGGTTTCGGCGTGGGCGTATCTGGCGGATGGGTCGGACTTCCGTACGGTCGTGTCGGAGACAGGAAGTGACGGCTCCGGATTCGCTCTGTACTACTCGCCGAGTGTGCAGCGGTGGGTGTTCTTGTGGAGCTGGTCCGAGAACGGTGTCCGTAAGTATCTGGGTGCGAACGCTGATGCGGCCGGTGTGCCGTTGAAGGTGTGGACACATCTGACCGGCGTGTATGACGCCCAGGCCCGGACGATCTCCCTGTACGTCAACGGGCGTCTTCAGGGATCGCCCGTCGCGCTGCCCGATACTGCGAAAGCAACGACGTCCAACGGAACTTTGCAGTTCGGGCGGGCCAGCTTCACTCCGGGTACCTACGAGGACTACTGGCGGGGCCGGGTCGATGAGGCGGCTGTGTGGCAGCGGGCGTTGCCGGATGAGGAGATCGCCAGTGAGGACGGGCTGCCGGACGCCGACCACGAAGCGGGTGTCGAGCTGATGGGTGCCTGGAATCCGGACGGTGCCAGTGGCACGTTGCTGGCGGACTCCACGTCCGGGTACGGCCGGGCGCTCTCTCTGGCCGGCGGGGCCTCGCTGGACGGCTCGGCGATCGTCTTGAATGGGACCGACGGCGCGGCCACCACGTCGGGTCCGGTGGTGGACGACACGGCCTCGTTCACCGCTACCACTCTGGTGGACGTGGACAGCAACGCCCTGCTGACGAAGCCGGTCGGCTATACGGCGCAAGTCGTCGGCCAGCGTGGTGCGGACGGTTCCGCCTGGGGCTTCTGGTACCAGCTGACGGGTACGGACATCGACCCTGGCACGGATACCACCGTCCCCGTCGGCAACTGGTATTTCGGCCGGTTGAACACCGATGGCAGTTTCGACGGTGTGGTCTCCGACGAGGCCGCGGTGCTGGGTAGTCCGGTGCGGATGACGGGCACGTACGACGCCCCGTCCGGCACGATCCACTTCTACCTCGGGCCTGACGAGAACGGTGCTGACGGCACCCACCCGTACGCAGCGGTGGGTGGGTCCGGCGAGTTCGCGGCCGGTAAGGGTTACGTCGGTGGCGCGTGGGGTCACTATCTGCCCGGCGCTGTCTCCGATATCCGACTCTGGGCCGGAGCCATGGTCGACCAGAAGCAGATCATCGACATCATCGGCGACTGA
- a CDS encoding RHS repeat-associated core domain-containing protein codes for MTDTSTGESASGAGNYAASPLSSSSSWEAGGSSGAFTWSYPLPTPPAAAGPAPQLSLSYDSGSVDGRTASTNNQGTLVGEGFTDVASSYVERSYGSCDDDGQDGKYDLCWKYDNASLVLNGKSTELVKDDTKGVWHLKNDDASTVTHCSDASQVTPCSGTDNDDNDDEYWIVTTGDGTKYVFGLNRLPGAGSERTNSVWTVPAFGDDSGDPGYDQGSSFANRAVTQAWRWNLDYVVDLHGNAMSYWYTPETNHYAKNGATTGTAQYTRGGYLTKLLYGQSKDSLFTGTASDEITFHYEERCISDCSSLTSATASHWPDVPFDAICASGADCDATGPTFFTRKRLTSIDTHAWSATAGAYTDVDSWALTQEFMDPGDIGNSTDQSLVLKSIRHTGKNGGTISLDPVTFTYQMRDNRVDGSNDDILPLRRPRIQSITSETGAIASVTLSDPECVRGSNMPSSEDNDTKSCYPVYWHINGASEASLDWFHKYRVTDVLTSDPTGLGETEESHYSYSGPAWHYNNDPITPAKERTWSQWRGYRTVTTLKGASSETQSKAVSVYLQGMDGDKQKDGTTRSVSVPGTGFTGLSVPEQTDSDRFSGFTREQVTYNGTAPVSVTVNSPWSQLTASQQKSYANIEAYFIRTYKTETSTYLTASSSWRTRSQTTSFDGYGMPSTVHDAGDSAVTGDETCTRTWYARNDSLGINSLTSRTRVVGRACSTAETALDLPASSSTRGDVLSDTATVYDDTDATAWTASQTPTKGEVDWTGRASAYPATATGGERNPTSWQTLTRTTGYDTLGRPGSVSDAAGHTTTTAYTPTSGGPLTKTTVTNAKSQKSNTYLDYARGTTVKAYDVNNKLTESTYDALGRVTAVWLPNHLRAALYGANYTYAYSVTNDAPSWVSTSSIRAEGVYDTTYAIYDALLRPLQTQSPTPNGGRLLSDTRYDSRGLAYETYANVFDSTTTPSGSYARAVYGGAPKQSDIVFDGAERPTTSTFYIYGVKKWSTATTYTGDSSATTAVKGGSAVRTITDAWGRTSEQREYSGVDPADSDYGAGVGGAEYTSTKYTYTRDGKPDAITGPDGTKWSYGYDLFGRQVSASDPDKGATSTSYTDLDQVATTTDARDTTLLYGYDELGRKTDAWHTSKADENKLANWAYDTLLKGQLDASTSYVGGVAGTSYTRKVTAYDSLYRPTTTQLVLPSGDPLVTSDAVADTVTFSTYYNLSGTQQYISEPAAGGLPAEIVNTRYNTAGLPTTVSGASGYLLGAAYSETGQPQQFTLGTSEAEGIKKAYVTNTWEAGTDRLKQSAVTDQTHGYELQELNYGYDDAGNVTAITDPTTLAGSGKGDDQCFTYDGHRRVTDAWTPATADCSPSGRTTANLGGAAPYWTSYAYTDSGLRTTETTHASAGDSTRTYCYDPDRPHALTATTTASSCTGVTPAYAYDDTGNTTGRPNGTDTQTLTWNPQGQLDTLTEKTGSGTTRSTTSHVYDADGSLLIRRNTSGETVLYLDGGAEVHLDTSTAAPKYWAQRYYTAAGTTIALRTNKPGVPALTWLAADQHGTSTLAITGDSTQAITKRYATPFGTPRSGGTGTWPDDKSFLGAPANPDTGLTHLGAREYDPTTGRFISVDPLLTLDQPQSLNGYTYANNNPVSASDPDGKSVMCPPDTGLCGGSSGQGSKGSSSATGSGDSPVEGNHGSGTSQSSGCNTACLNALKALSERYKGGLYKSLADQLVQYVLALAGNTSPCSEGASVASGAAAACADLRGVGSDMDMLDVVKDWLYGKGNTYVFGAGSKITRQLAGGEGNVKLLRDLADSISSSGYSASPDAQGGENSYSDPKVNFLKDVTGMVTGGKRGSHIPEAYMGSYNEIYQVINVNREKRTFTVAFAAYNATGHESLLHLGHIPHTGIPLFPDRADGYQQAPLRQVYYWTMEVGG; via the coding sequence GTGACGGACACGTCAACGGGGGAATCCGCCTCCGGCGCGGGCAACTACGCGGCCAGTCCACTGTCGTCCTCCTCCAGTTGGGAGGCGGGCGGCTCTTCAGGCGCTTTCACCTGGTCGTACCCGCTGCCCACACCGCCGGCCGCTGCCGGCCCGGCCCCCCAGCTGTCGCTGTCGTACGACTCGGGAAGCGTGGACGGTAGGACGGCGTCGACGAACAACCAGGGCACGTTGGTCGGTGAGGGTTTCACCGACGTGGCGTCGTCCTACGTCGAGCGGTCCTATGGCTCGTGTGATGACGACGGGCAGGACGGTAAGTACGACCTGTGCTGGAAGTACGACAACGCCTCGCTGGTGCTGAACGGCAAGTCCACCGAGCTGGTCAAGGACGACACCAAAGGCGTGTGGCATCTGAAGAACGACGACGCCTCGACGGTTACCCACTGCTCCGACGCCTCTCAGGTCACCCCCTGCTCCGGCACCGACAACGACGACAACGACGACGAGTACTGGATCGTCACCACTGGTGACGGTACGAAGTACGTGTTCGGGCTGAACAGGCTGCCCGGTGCGGGCAGCGAGCGCACGAACTCCGTCTGGACCGTGCCCGCGTTTGGAGACGACTCCGGAGATCCGGGCTACGACCAGGGTTCCAGCTTCGCTAACCGGGCCGTCACCCAGGCGTGGCGGTGGAACCTGGACTACGTGGTGGACCTGCATGGCAACGCGATGTCGTACTGGTACACCCCCGAGACCAACCACTACGCCAAGAACGGTGCCACGACCGGCACAGCCCAGTACACGCGAGGTGGTTACCTGACCAAACTCCTCTACGGTCAGAGCAAGGACAGCTTGTTCACCGGTACCGCCTCGGACGAGATCACCTTCCACTACGAGGAGCGGTGCATCTCCGACTGTTCCTCGCTGACCTCTGCCACCGCCTCACACTGGCCCGACGTCCCCTTCGATGCCATCTGCGCCTCCGGAGCAGACTGTGATGCCACTGGCCCGACGTTCTTCACCCGCAAGCGTCTGACCAGCATCGATACTCACGCTTGGTCGGCTACCGCCGGCGCCTACACGGACGTCGACTCCTGGGCGCTTACTCAGGAGTTCATGGACCCGGGTGACATCGGTAACAGCACGGACCAGAGCCTGGTCCTGAAGAGCATCCGGCATACCGGCAAGAACGGGGGGACGATCTCCCTGGACCCGGTGACGTTCACCTACCAGATGCGGGACAACCGGGTCGATGGCTCCAACGACGACATCCTGCCGCTGAGGCGGCCCCGGATTCAGAGCATCACCTCCGAGACCGGTGCCATCGCCAGTGTGACACTGTCGGACCCGGAGTGTGTGCGCGGCTCGAACATGCCGTCGTCGGAGGACAACGACACCAAGAGCTGCTACCCGGTCTACTGGCACATCAACGGAGCCAGTGAGGCTTCCCTGGACTGGTTCCACAAGTATCGGGTCACCGACGTCCTCACCTCCGATCCCACCGGGCTTGGCGAGACGGAGGAGAGCCACTACAGCTACTCCGGTCCGGCCTGGCACTACAACAACGACCCGATCACCCCGGCCAAGGAACGTACCTGGTCCCAGTGGCGGGGCTACCGCACCGTCACCACCCTCAAGGGCGCTTCCAGCGAGACCCAGTCCAAGGCCGTGTCCGTGTATCTGCAGGGCATGGACGGCGACAAGCAGAAGGACGGCACGACCCGGTCTGTCTCGGTTCCGGGCACGGGTTTCACGGGCTTGTCCGTGCCGGAGCAGACCGACAGTGACCGCTTCTCGGGCTTCACGCGTGAACAGGTCACGTACAACGGGACCGCCCCGGTCTCCGTGACGGTCAACTCTCCGTGGTCACAGCTCACCGCGAGCCAGCAGAAGTCGTACGCCAACATCGAGGCCTACTTCATCCGCACGTACAAGACCGAGACCTCGACCTACCTGACGGCGTCCTCCTCCTGGCGCACCCGGAGCCAGACCACGAGCTTCGACGGCTACGGCATGCCCAGCACGGTCCACGACGCGGGCGACAGTGCTGTCACCGGTGACGAGACCTGCACGCGCACCTGGTACGCACGCAACGACAGTCTCGGCATCAACTCCCTGACTTCGCGCACCCGTGTCGTCGGGCGTGCGTGTTCCACGGCCGAGACCGCCCTGGACCTGCCGGCCTCCTCCAGCACCCGCGGCGACGTGCTCTCGGACACGGCGACCGTCTACGACGACACCGACGCCACCGCCTGGACGGCCTCACAGACCCCGACCAAGGGGGAGGTCGACTGGACCGGCCGTGCCTCCGCCTACCCGGCCACGGCCACCGGCGGCGAGCGGAACCCGACCTCGTGGCAGACCCTCACCAGGACCACGGGGTACGACACCCTGGGCCGGCCGGGGAGCGTGAGCGATGCGGCAGGACACACGACCACCACGGCCTACACCCCGACCAGCGGCGGGCCGCTGACCAAGACCACGGTCACCAACGCCAAGAGCCAGAAGTCCAACACGTACCTGGACTACGCGCGCGGCACGACGGTGAAGGCGTACGACGTCAACAACAAGCTGACGGAGTCGACGTATGACGCGCTGGGCCGGGTGACCGCGGTCTGGCTGCCCAACCACCTGCGTGCCGCCCTGTACGGCGCCAACTACACCTACGCCTACTCCGTCACCAACGACGCCCCGTCCTGGGTGTCCACCTCCAGCATCCGTGCCGAGGGCGTCTACGACACCACCTACGCGATCTACGACGCGCTGCTGCGACCGCTGCAGACCCAGTCCCCGACCCCCAACGGGGGCCGGTTGCTGAGCGACACCCGCTACGACAGCCGTGGCCTGGCCTACGAGACCTACGCCAACGTCTTCGACTCCACCACGACACCGTCCGGCAGCTATGCGAGGGCCGTGTATGGCGGTGCACCCAAGCAGAGCGACATCGTCTTCGATGGTGCGGAGCGCCCGACCACCAGCACCTTCTATATCTACGGTGTCAAGAAGTGGTCCACGGCGACGACGTACACGGGTGACTCCAGCGCCACCACTGCTGTCAAGGGCGGCTCGGCGGTCCGCACCATCACTGACGCGTGGGGACGCACCAGCGAGCAGCGTGAGTACTCGGGTGTCGACCCGGCCGATTCCGACTACGGCGCGGGTGTCGGCGGCGCCGAGTACACCTCGACGAAGTACACCTACACGCGCGATGGCAAGCCGGACGCGATCACCGGTCCGGACGGCACGAAGTGGTCCTACGGCTATGACCTGTTCGGCCGCCAGGTCTCGGCGTCGGACCCGGACAAGGGCGCGACGAGCACGTCGTACACGGATCTGGACCAGGTCGCCACCACCACGGACGCCCGAGACACCACCCTCCTGTACGGCTACGACGAACTCGGGCGCAAGACCGACGCGTGGCACACGTCCAAGGCCGATGAGAACAAGCTTGCCAACTGGGCCTACGACACCCTGCTCAAGGGGCAGTTGGATGCGTCGACCAGCTATGTCGGCGGTGTGGCGGGCACGTCCTACACCAGGAAGGTCACCGCATACGACAGCCTGTATCGGCCGACCACCACCCAGCTCGTCCTGCCCTCCGGCGACCCCCTGGTCACCTCAGACGCCGTCGCGGACACAGTGACGTTCTCGACCTACTACAACCTCAGCGGCACCCAGCAGTACATCTCCGAACCGGCCGCCGGCGGCCTCCCGGCGGAAATCGTCAACACCCGCTACAACACCGCTGGCCTTCCCACCACCGTCTCCGGCGCCAGCGGCTACCTGCTGGGTGCCGCCTACTCCGAGACCGGTCAGCCTCAGCAGTTCACCCTGGGTACCTCCGAGGCCGAGGGCATCAAGAAGGCCTACGTCACCAACACCTGGGAGGCAGGAACCGACCGGCTCAAGCAGTCGGCCGTCACCGACCAGACCCACGGCTACGAGCTGCAAGAGCTGAACTACGGCTATGACGATGCGGGCAACGTCACCGCCATCACGGATCCCACCACCCTGGCAGGCAGCGGCAAGGGCGACGACCAGTGCTTCACCTACGACGGCCACCGGCGCGTGACCGACGCCTGGACCCCCGCCACCGCCGACTGCTCCCCTTCCGGCCGCACTACCGCCAATCTCGGCGGCGCCGCCCCGTACTGGACGTCGTACGCCTACACCGACAGCGGTCTGCGCACCACCGAGACCACCCACGCGTCAGCCGGGGACTCCACCAGGACGTACTGCTACGACCCCGACCGGCCCCACGCACTGACCGCGACCACCACCGCGTCCTCGTGCACCGGAGTCACCCCCGCCTACGCCTACGACGACACCGGCAATACCACTGGCCGGCCCAACGGCACCGACACCCAGACCCTTACCTGGAACCCGCAGGGCCAACTCGACACCCTCACCGAGAAGACCGGCTCCGGCACCACCAGGAGCACCACCAGCCATGTCTACGACGCCGACGGCAGTCTGCTTATCCGCCGCAACACCAGCGGTGAGACGGTCCTCTATCTTGATGGCGGCGCCGAGGTCCACCTGGACACCTCCACCGCGGCCCCCAAGTACTGGGCACAGCGCTACTACACCGCCGCCGGCACCACCATCGCCCTGCGCACCAACAAACCCGGCGTGCCGGCACTGACGTGGCTCGCCGCCGACCAGCATGGCACCAGCACGCTCGCCATCACCGGGGACTCCACCCAGGCGATCACCAAGCGCTACGCCACCCCCTTCGGGACTCCGCGCTCCGGCGGCACCGGCACCTGGCCCGACGACAAATCCTTCCTCGGCGCCCCAGCCAACCCCGACACCGGCCTGACCCACCTCGGCGCACGCGAATACGACCCGACCACCGGCCGCTTCATCAGCGTCGACCCACTACTCACGCTGGACCAGCCCCAGTCCCTCAACGGCTACACCTACGCGAACAACAACCCGGTCAGCGCCAGCGACCCCGATGGCAAGAGTGTTATGTGCCCGCCTGACACCGGCCTGTGCGGGGGGTCGAGCGGCCAGGGCAGCAAGGGATCCAGCTCGGCCACCGGGTCCGGAGATTCGCCCGTGGAAGGCAACCACGGGAGCGGAACTTCACAGAGCAGTGGCTGTAACACTGCTTGCCTGAATGCGCTCAAGGCGCTGAGCGAGCGGTACAAGGGCGGTCTCTACAAGTCCCTCGCTGATCAGCTTGTCCAGTATGTGCTGGCCCTCGCTGGAAACACCAGTCCATGCAGCGAGGGTGCGTCTGTGGCTTCGGGAGCGGCTGCCGCCTGCGCAGACCTAAGGGGAGTCGGTTCGGACATGGATATGCTGGACGTGGTCAAGGATTGGCTTTATGGAAAGGGAAACACCTACGTTTTCGGTGCGGGGAGTAAAATCACGCGACAGTTGGCTGGGGGCGAAGGTAACGTAAAGCTTCTGAGGGATCTCGCCGACTCGATATCCAGCAGCGGTTACTCTGCTTCTCCCGACGCGCAAGGCGGCGAGAATTCGTATAGCGATCCTAAAGTTAATTTCCTCAAGGATGTTACGGGAATGGTGACTGGCGGGAAGCGTGGATCCCATATTCCGGAAGCATATATGGGGTCGTATAATGAAATCTACCAGGTGATAAATGTGAACCGCGAGAAGCGAACTTTTACTGTTGCCTTTGCGGCGTACAATGCGACAGGCCATGAGTCGCTTCTGCATCTAGGTCATATTCCGCATACGGGCATTCCGCTTTTCCCTGACAGGGCGGACGGTTATCAGCAGGCTCCTCTCCGTCAGGTCTACTACTGGACGATGGAGGTGGGCGGATGA
- a CDS encoding ATP-binding protein codes for MRYLELLASVFLIKTIPAWTSGLTRRAVGTGKLAFVDTGIACHLTGQDAARLAEPEGAAGAMLENFVVMELARQLTWSEQQGRLFHYRTKDKVKVDAVIETPRGDVIGVEVKAGATVRTEDLAGLRNLAHLLGDRFVAGYVLYTGQQTLPFGDRIRALPMDALWQLSP; via the coding sequence GTGCGCTACCTGGAACTGCTTGCCTCGGTTTTCCTGATCAAGACCATTCCGGCTTGGACCTCCGGGCTGACAAGGAGGGCGGTGGGTACGGGCAAGCTTGCCTTCGTGGACACGGGGATCGCCTGCCACCTGACGGGTCAGGACGCCGCCCGGCTTGCCGAGCCCGAGGGTGCCGCCGGTGCGATGCTGGAGAACTTCGTCGTCATGGAACTCGCCCGTCAGCTGACCTGGTCCGAACAGCAAGGCCGCCTCTTCCACTACCGCACCAAGGACAAGGTCAAGGTGGACGCGGTCATCGAGACTCCGCGCGGCGACGTGATCGGCGTCGAGGTCAAGGCCGGTGCCACCGTACGCACCGAGGATCTTGCCGGACTGCGCAATCTCGCCCATCTGCTCGGTGACCGGTTCGTCGCCGGATACGTCCTCTACACAGGCCAGCAGACGCTGCCGTTCGGGGATCGGATCCGGGCCCTGCCGATGGATGCGCTATGGCAACTGAGCCCCTGA
- a CDS encoding DUF2079 domain-containing protein produces the protein MLLFALYGSLSLRLHLRMLTTGYDLGIFEQAVRSYAHGHLPVAELKGPDFPLLGDHFSPVVALLAPVYRLWPTPVTLLLAQAGLLALAVVPLGRFAQHSLGRRAAVVLAFGYGTSWGIAQTVGFDFHEVAFAVPLLAFSLAALGEGRWRAAAAWALPLLTVKEDLGLSVAAIGAVIAWRGPRRLGLGLAASGLLGSALEILVVIPAFNQTGSYTYWGKMETPPGGTGLGDLLDRVTLGLITPEPKATMLVMLLAPTAFFALRSALMPVGVPTLAWRLLSDNPAFWGTGYHYSAVLMPIVFFAFADALRRSEPRTRYHALMTCSVVSVLLVPQYPLGQLLHGDTWRTGPRVTEARRILAGIPDGASVAASNRLAPQLTSHDQVTVFGYPNNRPFPQWVVVDTATPQGWPITPVQERNLINQTREEGYRTVIDREGYLLLRRTR, from the coding sequence GTGCTCCTGTTCGCTCTCTACGGTTCACTGTCCCTACGTTTGCACCTGCGGATGCTCACCACTGGTTACGATCTGGGGATTTTCGAACAAGCGGTGCGCTCCTACGCTCACGGTCACCTACCGGTCGCCGAATTGAAGGGGCCCGACTTCCCGCTCCTGGGCGACCACTTCTCCCCCGTCGTGGCACTTCTGGCACCGGTCTACCGGTTGTGGCCCACCCCCGTGACCCTGCTCCTCGCCCAGGCCGGGCTGCTGGCCCTGGCCGTCGTGCCGCTCGGCCGATTCGCCCAGCACTCCCTGGGCCGGCGCGCCGCCGTAGTCCTGGCCTTCGGCTACGGCACCTCCTGGGGCATTGCCCAGACCGTCGGCTTCGACTTCCACGAAGTGGCCTTTGCCGTACCCCTGCTGGCGTTCAGCCTCGCCGCTCTGGGCGAGGGCCGGTGGCGTGCAGCCGCCGCGTGGGCTCTTCCCCTTCTGACGGTGAAGGAGGACCTGGGGCTCAGCGTGGCGGCCATCGGCGCGGTCATCGCGTGGCGCGGCCCTCGGCGTCTCGGTCTGGGGCTCGCGGCATCCGGTCTCCTGGGCAGCGCACTTGAGATCCTTGTCGTCATACCCGCTTTCAACCAGACGGGCAGTTATACCTATTGGGGGAAAATGGAAACTCCCCCGGGTGGCACCGGCCTGGGAGACCTGCTGGACAGAGTCACACTGGGTCTGATCACGCCGGAGCCGAAAGCCACCATGCTGGTGATGCTTCTCGCGCCCACCGCATTCTTTGCACTGCGCTCCGCCCTGATGCCGGTCGGTGTTCCGACCCTGGCGTGGCGGCTGCTCTCCGACAACCCGGCCTTCTGGGGCACGGGGTACCACTACAGCGCGGTGCTGATGCCCATCGTGTTCTTCGCATTCGCTGATGCTCTACGGCGCTCTGAGCCCCGCACGCGGTACCACGCACTGATGACGTGCAGTGTCGTCAGCGTCCTGCTGGTCCCTCAGTACCCTCTCGGCCAGCTGCTGCACGGCGACACCTGGAGGACCGGCCCTCGCGTCACCGAAGCCCGCCGAATCCTGGCCGGCATTCCCGACGGTGCCTCCGTCGCGGCTTCCAACCGCCTCGCTCCTCAACTCACAAGCCATGACCAGGTGACCGTGTTCGGTTATCCGAACAACCGCCCCTTCCCCCAGTGGGTGGTCGTCGACACCGCGACACCGCAGGGGTGGCCGATCACTCCGGTACAGGAGAGAAACTTGATCAACCAGACCCGCGAGGAGGGATACCGGACAGTGATCGACCGGGAGGGCTACCTGCTGCTCCGGAGGACACGGTGA